A stretch of DNA from Triticum dicoccoides isolate Atlit2015 ecotype Zavitan chromosome 2A, WEW_v2.0, whole genome shotgun sequence:
GAACCGCGCTCTCGGACACGAGCATTTGACGGAAGACTACTTCGCGGAGGTACCTACATACCCTCCTCGTCTCTTCCGCAGAAGGTACCGAATGCGGCGTAGTTTGTTTGTGAAGATTGTCACCGATTGTGAGGCCGCCTCCTATTACTTTAAACGTCGTAGATCCGCCGCCGGTATCATGtggtttagtgcatatcaaaagatATCGGCGGCAATGCGGGTACTCGCTTATGGCATACCCGCGGATTATACCGACGAGTATCTTCGCATTGGGCAAGATACAACCACGGAGTCAGTCTGTAGGTTTGCCAAGTTGGTCATCCGGTTGTATGGTGAGCAGTATCTTCGGGCACTAAACGAGGAAGATACAAAGAGATTAATGGAAATGAATGAAAAAAGGGGATGGCCGGGGATGCTAGGTAgtcttgattgcatgcattggaggtggAAAAATTGCCCAAAGGCATGGCACGGAATGTATTGCGGTAAAAGCCGTGATGCTACCATTATGCTTGAGGCCGTAGCATCTCAGGAcacatggatttggcatgcattctttgggttGCCGGGAACACTCAATGATATCAATATCCTCAATAGATCTCCTTTGTTCAAAAGATTAATTTCTGGGGATGCTCTAGCTTGCAACTACAAAATCATGGACAATGAGTACTCAATGGGATACTATCTCACCGATGGCATCTATCCCGAATGGGCAACTCTTGTGAAGTCCATCAAGGAGAAAAATGGGGTGCCCTTAACAAGAAAAGAGGCTCATTTCACCAAGGCACAAGAGGCAGCCCGCAAGGATATTGAGAGAGCTTTCGGTGTTTTGCAAGCAAGGTTTGCCATAGTTCGTGGTCCAGCTCGGTTTTGGGACAAAAAAACCTTGATGAACATCATGAAATATTGTGTGATTCTACACAACATGATCCCAGAGGATGAGAGAGGGTTAGACCTTCCTTGTTTCTATGACAATGTTGGTACCCGTGTGCAACCGGAAAGAAACCCTTCTCGCATACACGCTTTTCTTCAAGCACATCGTGAGATTGAGGATGCAACCACTCATGGTTGGCTCCGGGATGATCTAGTAGAGCACCACTGGCAGTTGGATGGGCGGCGCATTGGCCCATGATGTATCTTTGTTTTACTTTTCTATGTCCTATTTGATTCGAACAATTAGTGTAATTTGCTCAAACATTGTTGTAATAATttgaatgattattgttttattcGGTGTTGTAATAATAAATAGAATGATTATTGTTTTGTGTCAAATGTGATGGACTTtgtgatatgtcatatgatgaaatgTGTGATATATGAAATGAAAGTTTTAAAGGTTGGAGTTAAGACAAAGACTAAAACTCTCAAATCCAACCATTAAAGCAGTTTAaaggttgggtttgagggttcaaAGACTAGAATCCTCAAATCCAACCCTTAAAGCAGTTTAAGGGTCgagtttgagggttctagtctttgcccctgtttttcaacccttaaaaaTGTCAAAAACTGGTACTTCTCAATTCTTAAAACTGCTATAAAGGTTTGAGgattctactagtaatgctcttactCGAGAGTTATGTAGCCTTGAGCCAGTAGCACAGCAACTAAATGTGAGCCGAGCTGAAGCTGTCTTCCCAGATGTCGTCGAAGAAACAAGGGAGAAATCGCATAGGAATACTAGTGCAGAGAATATGCATCACGTGCCCTGGCAAGCACACGGCAACGCAGCCTGCGTGACTGACAACCGGAGACAGAGAGTCGTCCAGAACTGGAAAGGTCAAAGCGGTTGCTCTGTGCGTCGTCCAGACAAACAGAGTAAACAAACCAGAGCACGCCAGCACGAGGGCACCGGTCTGCGCACTGTCTGATCAAACGGTCGTCTCCTTCCTCGCGACCGCCCAAGCTCCGTATCCGTCTTCCCCTGCCGACTGCCGTGCACGACCACGTTTGCCTCCGCGCCTAAGCAAACCACGCCCCAACCCTTCCAGGCCAAGAAACCGCCCGATTTATGCCGGCCCTCCCGCGCCCAGcacgatgccgccgccgccgcacccacgAACACACATCATACATGGCGCACGCTGGTGAAATGGCGTCCTTCTACGACGCCTGGGTGGGCCGCGAGGAGGAGATGGTGTCCGACCTCACGGCCGCGCTCGGGGCGCGCCGGCGCGACGCGCTGGCGCCGCTCGTGGACGCCGCCATGGACCACGTGGCCGCCTACTACGAGCACAAGGCGAGCCTCGCCGACCGCGACGTGGTGGCGGCGCTGGACCAGCGCTGGCTCAACCCGCTGGAGCGCACCTTCCTGTGGGCGTGGGGGTGGAGGCCCGCGCTGGTGTTCCGCTTCGTGGACGGCTCCGGCGCCGTGGGCCCGCGCCAGCGCCGCGAGCTGGAGGACCTGCGCGCGGCCACGGCGGCGGCCGAGAAGGAGGTGGACCGGGAGGTGGCGGCCGTGCAGGAGTCCCTGGCGGGGCCGCGCGTGCTGGAGGCGCTGCGCCAGCGCCGGCAGCACCCGCGCAACGGCGTACAGGCCGACGAGGCCGTGGCCGCGGTGGGGCGGTCGCTCCGCGTGCTGCTGGCCGCGGGCGACGCGCTCCGCGAGCGCACTGTGCGCGGCGTCGTCGGGGTGCTGGCCCCGGACGCGGAGCAGGCGGGCGCGTTCGTCGCGGCCATGCTGAGGTTCCACCTCGGCGTCCACCGCGCCGGGCGCGCCTGGAGCTCCTCCGGccacggcggcggccggcggggccTCTAGCCGGTGAATGATGGATGCCCCGTTGCGTCCGATCATGCACAAGGGGAGAAATTATGCCCCGCCTCATGGCATTGTCTGTGTCAGTCTAGCCATTGCAATAAGAGTCGGCCGAGTCATGTTTGTTCGAGTCGTCCGGTCATGCGTTTTCTCGTTGTTCGGCCTGTCGAATTGCTTATCATGTCAAGTTTGTCAACTGTCAATTTCAATGGTCGCGGCCGGCGTAAGTCGCCGTCTTCCGATGTCAGGTCACTCGCTAGTCCAGCGTCAAGTATCATCGTCTTGACTCGAAAAAGAAAGTATCATCGTCTCAGGAATCTGGTCCTCGCGAGCATCGACTTAGAAAATTCTTTCTCTATTCTTCGAAGAGGATAACCTCGGCCTCTTCATTAAGCGAGAGGTGCACATAGTCATTTTTGTTATATT
This window harbors:
- the LOC119352087 gene encoding protein DOG1-like 4, which gives rise to MPALPRPARCRRRRTHEHTSYMAHAGEMASFYDAWVGREEEMVSDLTAALGARRRDALAPLVDAAMDHVAAYYEHKASLADRDVVAALDQRWLNPLERTFLWAWGWRPALVFRFVDGSGAVGPRQRRELEDLRAATAAAEKEVDREVAAVQESLAGPRVLEALRQRRQHPRNGVQADEAVAAVGRSLRVLLAAGDALRERTVRGVVGVLAPDAEQAGAFVAAMLRFHLGVHRAGRAWSSSGHGGGRRGL